One window of Magallana gigas chromosome 2, xbMagGiga1.1, whole genome shotgun sequence genomic DNA carries:
- the LOC105324713 gene encoding E3 ubiquitin-protein ligase TRIM45: protein MADPPDSNSDPLMCGLCHKRYNDPRILDCFHTYCCECLERHVHSTHSKVSFPCPLCHMDIHIPKAGVKGLHQNFYVRAIQASAVFSTNSKCDSCKESEKQAHSRCLECNSNMCKPCISRHSKANETRDHHVVELSAPDSKSVTKLTHRHFCEKHNEETIYYCILCETPICKDCVTKVSEHKGHRYKNIVEGAKEKRNKVKPMIQSMHEYLPCLQDYLHELNSTKKLLGDYAEQTVQEIKTRYKYIQEELQKICNALVEGVEGKAKNEFNRIDTHTKTIENTLRSVSTITKSAEEAINLGSDSEVVLMCQKLQNRFKHADKEIPQVGLTPAVSSNFHVGESHGSNLEEMFGSCDTTDIKLPMLPIPWGLRIALNFDVQLMYSFKVANHIDTIHAIAPLSEREAWICNGWGTQEMHLYTREGEKLRTVKLDIQIDDIITKPNGDILVSSYDDKKIIKLDGDLKQTDFVKLDLYPGGMTYTKRNELLVCAVDSYVTTRNSNSRRMIIRINEAGKIIDMLEDDGFSAIFTAPYRLHENMLGDIVVSDREEAEVHTTTITLDGFVKNKYVGQRDYRMKKPFNPFGIVSDKHGHVLVADWSNHAIHLLDLSGQFIGFLITENYGIRGPNALALDKEGHLWVGDTKSTVWVFKYARRVEHNN, encoded by the coding sequence ATGGCGGACCCTCCAGACTCCAACTCTGACCCCTTGATGTGTGGACTGTGCCACAAACGATACAATGATCCACGTATTCTGGACTGTTTCCACACTTACTGCTGCGAGTGTTTGGAGAGACACGTACACAGCACCCACTCTAAAGTATCCTTCCCATGCCCGTTGTGTCATATGGACATCCATATCCCCAAGGCAGGGGTCAAGGGACTTCACCAGAATTTCTACGTCAGGGCTATTCAAGCTAGTGCAGTGTTCTCAACAAACAGTAAGTGCGACTCCTGTAAAGAAAGCGAAAAGCAGGCTCACTCAAGATGTCTGGAATGTAATAGTAATATGTGTAAGCCTTGCATTTCCCGCCATTCAAAAGCTAATGAGACACGTGATCATCACGTGGTAGAGCTTTCGGCACCAGATTCGAAAAGCGTTACAAAACTTACACATAGGCATTTCTGTGAAAAACACAACGAAGAAACGATATACTACTGTATTTTGTGCGAAACTCCGATTTGCAAAGACTGCGTCACAAAAGTTTCAGAACACAAGGGACATCGTTACAAGAACATTGTAGAGGGGGCAAAAGAGAAGAGAAATAAAGTAAAGCCAATGATTCAGAGTATGCACGAATACCTCCCTTGCTTGCAAGACTACCTCCATGAACTCAACTCAACCAAAAAGCTTTTGGGCGACTATGCCGAACAAACCGTTCAAGAAATCAAAACTCGCTATAAGTACATACAAGAAGAACTTCAAAAAATCTGCAATGCTTTGGTAGAAGGAGTGGAAGGAAAGGCAAAGAACGAATTCAACAGAATAGACACCCACACTAAAACCATCGAAAATACACTTCGTTCCGTATCCACCATTACAAAGTCAGCAGAAGAAGCAATAAACCTCGGGAGTGACAGCGAGGTGGTACTGATGTGTCAGAAGCTACAGAACAGGTTCAAACACGCTGATAAGGAGATTCCACAGGTAGGGCTGACACCCGCTGTCAGCAGTAACTTCCACGTTGGAGAATCACACGGTTCCAATCTAGAAGAGATGTTTGGATCATGCGACACAACAGATATAAAGCTGCCCATGTTGCCAATTCCATGGGGGCTGAGGATAGCATTGAACTTTGACGTGCAACTCATGTACAGCTTCAAGGTTGCAAATCACATCGACACAATACACGCTATAGCACCACTTTCAGAGAGAGAAGCCTGGATATGCAACGGATGGGGTACTCAGGAAATGCATCTTTACACAAGAGAAGGAGAGAAACTCAGAACGGTTAAACTAGACATCCAGATCGATGATATCATTACCAAACCAAACGGCGACATTTTAGTCTCTAGTTACGACGACaagaaaattataaagttaGATGGTGACCTGAAGCAAACAGACTTTGTAAAACTCGATTTGTACCCTGGTGGGATGACATACACTAAACGAAATGAGCTCCTCGTCTGCGCAGTCGACAGCTACGTAACCACAAGGAACTCAAACTCAAGACGCATGATCATTCGCATCAATGAGGCGGGGAAAATTATAGACATGCTGGAAGACGATGGATTCAGCGCCATTTTTACCGCCCCTTATCGTCTCCACGAAAATATGCTGGGAGATATCGTGGTGTCAGACCGAGAGGAAGCTGAGGTTCATACGACCACAATTACCCTCGATGGTTTCGTAAAGAACAAATATGTTGGACAAAGGGATTATCGGATGAAGAAGCCCTTTAATCCATTTGGCATCGTGTCGGACAAACATGGTCATGTCCTAGTTGCAGACTGGAGCAATCATGCGATACATCTCTTGGATTTAAGCGGACAGTTCATCGGGTTTTTAATTACCGAAAACTACGGAATTCGTGGACCAAACGCATTAGCACTAGACAAAGAAGGACACTTATGGGTAGGGGACACAAAATCAACGGTCTGGGTATTCAAATACGCCAGAAGGGTTGAGCATAACAATTAA